Proteins encoded together in one Streptomyces umbrinus window:
- a CDS encoding OB-fold domain-containing protein, producing MAGLIAYGAYVPYHRLARTDVAAVLGTKAGKGTRAVAGYDEDTTSMAVEAARGALALDGLRPRIGQLFLATAAPAYLDKTNATAVHAALGLDEHVLAADMAGSVRSGLGALVTAARSPVPTLVVLSDLRTGLPGSADETAGGDGAAAFAFGGHRNGAPVIAELLAHDTVSDEILERWRLPGSPTSRVWEERFAEEIYVTLAGKALGAALDQAGLDIGAIDHFVVSGLHARACATVRRTAGVRPEAVTPDLTGAIGNGGTAQPGLLLADVLDRARPGETIALVVLGDGAGVLLLRTTEALTTHRGARPVAAQIAAGSAPVPYATYLSWRGLLDREPPRRPDPEPPYAPPAHRRGGWKYGFVASRCEKCGTRHLPPDRVCVSCRSVDAMTDEPMEHVRGTVATFTVDRLAHTPSPPMLVVVVDYDGGGRFRCQLTDATEADAVIGARVEMTFRRTVTASGVHNYFWKARPVRTGDTDRTEETHG from the coding sequence ATGGCCGGACTGATCGCATATGGCGCGTACGTGCCGTACCACCGCCTCGCCCGAACGGATGTCGCCGCCGTACTGGGCACCAAGGCGGGCAAGGGAACCCGGGCGGTCGCGGGCTACGACGAGGACACCACCTCCATGGCCGTCGAGGCGGCCCGCGGAGCCCTGGCCCTCGACGGGCTGCGCCCCCGCATCGGGCAGCTCTTCCTCGCCACCGCCGCGCCCGCCTACCTCGACAAGACGAACGCGACCGCCGTGCACGCCGCGCTCGGCCTCGACGAGCACGTCCTCGCCGCCGACATGGCCGGCTCCGTACGCTCCGGCCTCGGCGCCCTGGTGACCGCCGCCCGTTCCCCCGTCCCGACCCTCGTGGTCCTCTCCGACCTGCGGACCGGGCTGCCCGGCTCCGCCGACGAGACCGCGGGCGGCGACGGCGCCGCGGCGTTCGCGTTCGGGGGCCACCGCAACGGGGCGCCCGTTATCGCGGAGCTGCTCGCCCACGACACCGTGAGCGACGAGATCCTCGAACGCTGGCGGCTGCCCGGCTCGCCCACCTCCCGCGTCTGGGAGGAGCGGTTCGCCGAGGAGATCTACGTGACCCTGGCGGGGAAGGCGCTCGGCGCCGCGCTCGACCAGGCGGGCCTGGACATCGGCGCGATCGACCACTTCGTGGTCTCCGGACTGCACGCGCGCGCCTGTGCGACCGTGCGGCGTACGGCAGGTGTGCGCCCCGAGGCGGTGACCCCGGACCTCACCGGGGCGATCGGCAACGGGGGCACCGCCCAGCCCGGTCTGCTCCTCGCCGACGTCCTCGACCGCGCCCGCCCCGGCGAGACCATCGCGCTGGTCGTTCTCGGCGACGGCGCCGGAGTCCTCCTGCTGCGCACCACCGAGGCGCTGACCACGCACCGCGGCGCCCGCCCGGTCGCCGCCCAGATCGCCGCGGGCAGCGCCCCGGTGCCGTACGCCACGTACCTCTCCTGGCGAGGTCTCCTCGACCGGGAGCCGCCCCGCCGGCCGGACCCCGAGCCGCCCTACGCCCCGCCCGCGCACCGCCGGGGCGGCTGGAAGTACGGCTTCGTCGCCTCCCGCTGTGAGAAGTGCGGCACCCGGCATCTGCCGCCGGACCGGGTGTGCGTCTCCTGCCGGAGCGTCGACGCCATGACCGACGAGCCGATGGAACACGTGCGCGGCACCGTCGCCACCTTCACCGTGGACCGCCTGGCCCACACACCGAGCCCGCCGATGCTCGTCGTGGTCGTCGACTACGACGGCGGTGGCCGGTTCCGCTGCCAGCTCACCGACGCCACCGAGGCCGACGCCGTCATCGGCGCCCGGGTGGAGATGACGTTCCGGCGCACGGTCACCGCGTCCGGCGTCCACAACTACTTCTGGAAGGCCCGGCCGGTGCGCACGGGCGACACCGACCGGACCGAGGAGACACACGGATGA
- a CDS encoding acetyl-CoA C-acetyltransferase, which produces MPALLRDAVICEPLRTPVGGYGGVFRDVTAAELAATVVRAVLERTGVPPAAVDDVLLGQCYPNGEAPAIGRVAALDAGLPVEVPGLQIDRRCGSGLQAVITAAMQVQTGASDLVLAGGVESMSQAEFYTTDVRWGVRGAGTTLHDRLARGRVTSGGVNHPVPGGMLETAENLRRAYGIPREEQDELAQRSHENAVAAQREGRFADEIVPVTVRTRKGETVVDTDEHPRPGSSLEKLASLRPVLGRQDPEATVTAGNASGQNDGASICVVTHPERAAELGLRPLGRLVSWAVVGVPPETMGIGPVPATARALERAGLKLADMDLIELNEAFAAQVLACTREWALTEADFDRFNVNGSGISLGHPVGATGGRILATLLRELDRRQARYGLETMCLGGGQGLAAVFERPTHAHNALNAPGGR; this is translated from the coding sequence ATGCCCGCCCTCTTGCGTGACGCGGTGATCTGCGAACCCCTGCGTACCCCGGTCGGTGGTTACGGAGGCGTCTTCCGCGACGTGACGGCGGCCGAGCTCGCGGCCACGGTCGTACGCGCCGTGCTGGAACGAACCGGCGTACCGCCCGCCGCGGTCGACGACGTCCTGCTGGGCCAGTGCTACCCCAACGGCGAGGCCCCGGCCATCGGCCGCGTGGCCGCCCTGGACGCCGGCCTGCCCGTGGAGGTGCCGGGGCTCCAGATCGACCGCCGCTGCGGCTCCGGACTGCAGGCGGTCATCACCGCGGCGATGCAGGTGCAGACCGGCGCGAGCGACCTGGTGCTGGCCGGTGGCGTCGAGTCCATGAGCCAGGCCGAGTTCTACACCACGGACGTGCGCTGGGGAGTACGCGGCGCGGGCACCACCCTGCACGACCGGCTGGCCCGCGGCCGTGTCACGTCCGGCGGCGTCAACCACCCTGTTCCCGGTGGCATGTTGGAGACGGCCGAGAACCTGCGGCGTGCGTACGGCATCCCCCGCGAGGAGCAGGACGAACTCGCCCAGCGCTCGCACGAGAACGCCGTCGCGGCCCAGCGGGAGGGCCGGTTCGCCGACGAGATCGTCCCCGTCACCGTACGCACCCGGAAGGGCGAGACGGTCGTCGACACCGACGAACACCCGCGCCCCGGCTCGTCGTTGGAGAAGCTGGCGTCGCTGCGTCCCGTACTCGGCCGGCAGGACCCCGAGGCGACCGTCACCGCGGGGAACGCCAGCGGGCAGAACGACGGCGCCTCGATCTGTGTCGTCACCCACCCCGAGCGCGCGGCCGAATTGGGCCTGCGCCCGCTGGGCCGCCTGGTCTCCTGGGCCGTCGTGGGCGTGCCGCCCGAGACGATGGGCATCGGACCCGTGCCCGCCACGGCCAGGGCGCTGGAACGGGCCGGACTGAAACTCGCCGACATGGACCTGATCGAACTGAACGAGGCCTTCGCCGCCCAGGTCCTTGCCTGCACCCGTGAATGGGCCCTGACCGAGGCCGACTTCGACCGGTTCAACGTCAACGGCTCAGGCATCTCGCTGGGCCACCCCGTCGGAGCCACCGGCGGCCGCATCCTCGCCACCCTGCTGCGCGAACTGGACCGCCGCCAGGCCCGCTACGGCCTGGAGACCATGTGCCTCGGCGGCGGACAGGGCCTGGCCGCGGTCTTCGAACGGCCGACCCACGCACACAACGCGCTCAACGCTCCTGGAGGACGCTGA
- the fabG gene encoding 3-oxoacyl-ACP reductase FabG produces the protein MGLLDGRNAVITGGAQGIGFEIAGVLGGAGASVVIGDINEVAAAQAAELLAKNGVAATSLRCDVTDEDEVAALVAHGTDVFGPVGVMVNNAGITRDATLRKMALADFRAVVDVHLAGAWNGTRYAAEAMRAHGQGGSIVNISSIAGKVGNFGQTNYSAAKAGLVGLTKASAKELARAGIRVNAVQPGLIRTAMTEAMPQAAWDAKLAEIPMARAGEPAEVAQVVLFLASDMASYITGAVVEVTGGRYM, from the coding sequence ATGGGACTGCTGGACGGCCGGAACGCCGTGATCACCGGCGGCGCACAGGGCATCGGCTTCGAGATCGCCGGCGTGCTCGGCGGTGCGGGCGCGTCCGTCGTCATCGGCGACATCAACGAGGTCGCCGCGGCGCAGGCCGCCGAACTCCTCGCCAAGAACGGCGTGGCCGCCACCTCGCTGCGCTGCGACGTCACCGACGAGGACGAGGTCGCCGCTCTGGTCGCCCATGGCACCGACGTGTTCGGACCGGTCGGCGTCATGGTCAACAACGCCGGGATCACCCGCGACGCGACCCTGCGCAAGATGGCACTCGCCGACTTCCGCGCCGTCGTCGACGTCCACCTCGCCGGAGCCTGGAACGGCACCCGGTACGCCGCCGAGGCCATGCGCGCCCACGGACAGGGCGGCAGCATCGTCAACATCTCCTCCATCGCCGGCAAGGTCGGCAACTTCGGGCAGACCAACTACAGCGCCGCCAAGGCCGGACTCGTCGGTCTCACCAAGGCGTCCGCCAAGGAACTGGCCCGGGCCGGCATCCGGGTCAACGCCGTACAGCCCGGCCTCATCCGCACCGCGATGACCGAGGCGATGCCCCAGGCCGCCTGGGACGCGAAACTCGCCGAGATCCCCATGGCCCGCGCGGGCGAACCCGCCGAGGTCGCCCAGGTCGTCCTCTTCCTCGCCTCCGACATGGCGAGCTACATCACCGGAGCCGTGGTCGAGGTGACCGGCGGCCGGTACATGTGA
- a CDS encoding acyl-CoA dehydrogenase family protein, whose product MDITYPPETEAFRTEVKAFLADALPAGWKGIGALDEEAAWTFARDWRRRLAERGFLSLTWPEEFGGRGLSKLHQVVLMEELALAGVPFGLPQDTFGVKMLANTLLRWGTEEQKSHFLPRILSGEDTWCQGYSEPDAGSDLASLRTRAVRDGGEWVIDGQKVWTSGAHHSDWIFVLARTDPDASKHRGISFLLVPLDQPGVEVRPFRMMSGQLHFNEVFFNGARTRADLVVGGVDNGWTVAQSLLGVERGEEAATNPILFRAEVERLVELARLYGKDQDPVIRQRIAWCWSKVEIMRFLGYRILTGWLKGAEPGPETSIAKLYWSEYHTKVTDLAMDIMGLHGQVPVGRPPLRTYRTDDPGAANSSASWSTTYLIALSGTIYAGTSQVQRNILAEKALGLPREPRA is encoded by the coding sequence GTGGACATCACCTATCCCCCGGAGACCGAGGCGTTCCGCACCGAGGTCAAAGCGTTCCTCGCCGACGCCCTGCCCGCCGGCTGGAAGGGCATCGGAGCCCTGGACGAGGAGGCCGCATGGACCTTCGCCCGCGACTGGCGCCGGCGGCTCGCCGAGCGCGGCTTTCTCTCGCTCACCTGGCCCGAGGAGTTCGGCGGCCGCGGCCTGTCCAAGCTCCACCAGGTCGTCCTGATGGAGGAACTGGCCCTGGCGGGCGTGCCGTTCGGTCTGCCGCAGGACACGTTCGGCGTGAAGATGCTGGCGAACACGCTGCTGCGCTGGGGTACGGAGGAGCAGAAGAGTCACTTCCTGCCGCGCATCCTCAGCGGCGAGGACACCTGGTGCCAGGGGTACTCGGAACCGGACGCGGGCTCGGACCTCGCCTCTCTCAGGACGCGCGCGGTACGTGACGGTGGGGAGTGGGTGATCGACGGGCAGAAGGTGTGGACCTCCGGCGCCCACCACAGCGACTGGATCTTCGTCCTGGCCCGCACCGACCCCGACGCCTCCAAGCACCGCGGCATCTCCTTCCTCCTCGTGCCCCTCGACCAACCCGGTGTCGAGGTCCGGCCGTTCCGCATGATGAGCGGGCAGCTCCACTTCAACGAGGTCTTCTTCAACGGCGCCCGCACCCGGGCCGACCTCGTCGTGGGTGGTGTCGACAACGGCTGGACGGTGGCGCAGAGCCTGCTGGGCGTGGAGCGCGGGGAGGAGGCGGCGACCAATCCGATCCTCTTCCGGGCGGAGGTCGAGCGCCTCGTCGAGCTGGCCCGCCTGTACGGCAAGGACCAGGATCCGGTGATCCGGCAGCGGATCGCCTGGTGCTGGTCCAAGGTCGAGATCATGCGCTTTCTCGGCTACCGGATACTCACCGGCTGGCTCAAGGGCGCCGAGCCCGGCCCCGAGACGTCGATCGCCAAGCTGTACTGGAGCGAGTACCACACCAAGGTCACCGACCTGGCGATGGACATCATGGGCCTGCACGGCCAGGTTCCCGTCGGGCGGCCACCCCTGCGCACCTACCGCACCGACGATCCCGGCGCCGCGAACTCGTCTGCGTCCTGGTCGACGACCTACCTGATCGCCCTCTCCGGCACGATCTACGCCGGGACGTCCCAGGTGCAGCGGAACATCCTCGCGGAGAAGGCACTGGGGCTCCCACGCGAGCCGAGGGCTTGA
- a CDS encoding DUF2889 domain-containing protein: protein MTRAELPLHRRTITVTAYEEDGDEISVEAVLSDERPRAELPAHVVHRMVLEVRIRLADMVVVHASAAMQTFPHTECPLITPVFDGLVGLGVAAGYNRAIQERFRGVSGCSHLYELARALGPAVVQAAISANARRRDAGEPSHDPRSTAGVLNSCHIWAPDGVGLRKLDAGWRPGQGPRPVPGVEAFGGA from the coding sequence ATGACGCGAGCCGAACTGCCCCTGCACCGCCGCACGATCACCGTGACCGCCTACGAGGAGGACGGTGACGAGATCTCGGTCGAGGCGGTGCTGAGCGACGAGCGGCCCCGGGCGGAGCTGCCGGCGCACGTCGTCCACCGGATGGTGCTCGAAGTGCGGATCCGTCTCGCGGACATGGTCGTGGTGCACGCCAGCGCGGCTATGCAGACCTTCCCGCACACCGAGTGCCCGCTGATCACCCCGGTCTTCGACGGGCTTGTCGGGCTCGGCGTCGCCGCCGGATACAACCGGGCGATCCAGGAGCGGTTCCGAGGCGTGTCCGGCTGCTCGCACCTCTACGAGCTGGCCCGTGCCCTCGGCCCCGCCGTCGTTCAGGCGGCCATTTCGGCCAACGCGCGCCGCCGTGACGCCGGTGAGCCGTCCCACGACCCGCGCTCGACGGCGGGCGTGCTGAACAGCTGCCACATCTGGGCGCCGGACGGTGTGGGTCTGCGCAAACTCGACGCGGGCTGGCGGCCTGGGCAGGGGCCGCGTCCGGTTCCGGGGGTGGAGGCGTTCGGAGGGGCGTAG
- a CDS encoding enoyl-CoA hydratase-related protein, which yields MTENPTPVILTELTDDGVMLLTLNRPERHNAWTLEMELLYNELFDRAEADPAVRAVVLTGAGRSFCPGMDMSVLDGASSGASPWPTDRLPPRTRPMSFPKPLVAAVNGACAGIGFNQALMCDVRFAVPDAKFAAAFSARGLVAEDGVSWILPRLVGYGNASDLLLSSRRITGTEALAMGLVNRLVEPAELLPTAIAYATRLASSASPYAMSLIKRQLADDQSRSFTESRDSAAALLATAKRAPDYREGVRSFIERRQPEFAALGAPPASETASVLRGEPSS from the coding sequence ATGACCGAGAACCCGACCCCGGTGATCCTCACCGAGCTGACCGACGACGGGGTCATGCTCCTCACCCTGAACCGGCCCGAACGGCACAACGCCTGGACGCTGGAGATGGAGCTGCTCTACAACGAGCTGTTCGACCGCGCCGAGGCCGATCCGGCGGTTCGGGCCGTCGTGCTGACCGGGGCGGGACGCAGCTTCTGCCCGGGCATGGACATGAGCGTGCTGGACGGGGCGTCCTCCGGCGCGAGCCCGTGGCCGACCGACCGTCTGCCTCCGCGCACCCGGCCCATGTCCTTCCCGAAACCCCTCGTGGCGGCCGTCAACGGCGCCTGCGCCGGCATCGGGTTCAACCAGGCGTTGATGTGTGACGTGCGGTTCGCCGTACCGGACGCCAAGTTCGCCGCCGCCTTCAGTGCGCGCGGCCTGGTGGCGGAGGACGGCGTGTCGTGGATCCTGCCCCGGCTCGTCGGATACGGGAACGCGAGCGATCTGCTGTTGTCCTCACGCCGGATCACCGGTACGGAGGCCCTGGCGATGGGCCTGGTCAACCGCCTCGTCGAGCCGGCGGAACTGCTCCCGACAGCGATCGCGTACGCCACCCGGCTGGCCTCCTCGGCCAGCCCGTACGCGATGTCCCTCATCAAGCGGCAACTCGCCGACGACCAGTCGAGGAGCTTCACCGAGAGCCGCGACAGCGCGGCCGCGCTGCTCGCCACGGCGAAGCGGGCCCCGGACTACCGCGAGGGCGTACGCAGCTTCATCGAGCGCCGACAGCCGGAATTCGCGGCGCTCGGGGCACCACCGGCATCGGAGACGGCTTCGGTGCTCCGGGGGGAGCCCTCGTCATGA
- a CDS encoding FadR/GntR family transcriptional regulator: MAEAARAETPIVPAPSRGPVGRQVRVPKTAELVAGHLRRQIVRGELKPDDALPPESGLMEQFGISRPTLREAFRVLESESLITVRRGAHGGARVSAPDSDVAARFAGLILEYRGATLGDVYRAAALIEPPCARQVATKHTADDIKRLRDAVAAEKAVLDSPLALVDAQDAFHALLVELTGNQTLILLCGMLRNIIDRANASYTAAATDAETQKAQALKGHRAHVRLVGLIESGKADEAEKLWQRHISSADDVVNALGPKTVLELID, translated from the coding sequence GTGGCTGAGGCAGCCCGCGCAGAAACGCCGATCGTGCCCGCTCCCTCCCGCGGCCCCGTCGGACGCCAGGTGCGCGTACCGAAGACGGCCGAACTGGTCGCAGGACACCTGCGCCGCCAGATCGTACGGGGCGAGCTGAAGCCCGACGACGCGCTTCCGCCGGAGTCGGGACTGATGGAGCAGTTCGGCATCTCACGGCCGACCCTGCGCGAGGCGTTCCGCGTCCTGGAGTCGGAGTCCCTGATCACGGTCCGCCGTGGAGCACACGGCGGCGCCCGGGTGAGCGCGCCCGACTCGGACGTCGCGGCCCGCTTCGCCGGCCTGATCCTGGAGTACCGCGGCGCCACCCTCGGAGACGTCTACCGGGCGGCTGCCCTCATCGAGCCGCCGTGCGCGCGCCAGGTCGCCACCAAGCACACGGCGGACGACATCAAGCGGCTGCGCGACGCGGTGGCGGCCGAGAAGGCCGTACTGGACAGCCCGCTGGCCCTGGTGGACGCACAGGACGCTTTCCACGCCCTCCTGGTCGAGCTCACCGGCAACCAGACCCTGATCCTCCTCTGCGGCATGCTGCGCAACATCATCGACCGGGCCAACGCCTCGTACACCGCGGCCGCCACCGACGCGGAGACCCAGAAGGCGCAGGCCCTCAAGGGCCACCGGGCACACGTCCGGCTGGTCGGCCTGATCGAGTCCGGCAAGGCGGACGAGGCCGAGAAGCTGTGGCAGCGCCACATCTCCAGCGCCGACGACGTCGTCAACGCACTGGGCCCGAAGACGGTTCTGGAGCTCATCGACTGA
- a CDS encoding amidohydrolase family protein, producing MAFRVEATAMAEQRKRIFDCDQHMYEERDSFTRYLPKEFLGQAVAPVTLPDGREVILAGDRIVVCLEPEFGQVYRPGSLKEMLKAMASGNPDETYQFEPMHEAYQNREARLRVMDEQGLDQTIIYPGGWALVAEEYVQGVEPLYANYHSFNRYMNEVWGFNHNDRIYSPALLSLRDLDSAVKELEFVLEQGARFIMLPTGPQYGRSPGDPYFDPFWKLVNEAKASVCYHISEFYYNSNVAPAWGHDASPIHFRMSAWQWMNTYGQRPIEETLSALIFDNLFGRFPDINVLVSEFGAEWVPHFVRHMDKSRGMGRNGPWIGGQLDERPSQVFRKHIRVVPYPEDDIPSLVKRLGYHESIVMGSDFPHAEGIANPADYRKLLAELDESVQDDIMYNNAQQLISR from the coding sequence ATGGCTTTCAGGGTGGAGGCGACGGCCATGGCCGAACAGCGCAAGCGGATCTTCGACTGCGACCAGCACATGTACGAGGAACGGGACTCCTTCACGCGCTACCTCCCGAAGGAGTTCCTCGGCCAGGCAGTGGCGCCGGTGACGTTGCCGGACGGCCGTGAGGTCATCCTCGCCGGGGACCGGATCGTGGTCTGTCTGGAGCCCGAGTTCGGGCAGGTCTACCGGCCCGGCTCGCTCAAGGAGATGCTCAAGGCGATGGCCTCGGGCAACCCCGACGAGACGTACCAGTTCGAGCCGATGCACGAGGCGTACCAGAACCGCGAGGCCCGGCTGCGCGTCATGGACGAGCAGGGCCTGGACCAGACGATCATCTACCCGGGCGGCTGGGCTCTGGTCGCCGAGGAGTACGTACAGGGCGTCGAGCCGCTCTACGCCAACTACCACTCGTTCAACCGCTATATGAACGAGGTGTGGGGCTTCAACCACAACGACCGCATCTACTCCCCCGCCCTGCTGTCCCTGCGCGACCTGGACAGTGCGGTGAAGGAGCTGGAGTTCGTGCTGGAGCAGGGCGCCCGGTTCATCATGCTGCCGACCGGCCCGCAGTACGGCCGCTCGCCCGGAGACCCGTACTTCGACCCGTTCTGGAAACTGGTCAACGAGGCCAAGGCCAGCGTCTGTTACCACATCAGCGAGTTCTACTACAACTCGAACGTCGCCCCGGCCTGGGGCCACGACGCGAGCCCGATCCACTTCCGGATGTCCGCGTGGCAGTGGATGAACACCTACGGCCAGCGTCCGATCGAGGAGACGCTGTCTGCGCTGATCTTCGACAACCTCTTCGGGCGTTTCCCCGACATCAACGTCCTGGTGTCCGAGTTCGGCGCCGAGTGGGTGCCGCACTTCGTCCGTCACATGGACAAGAGCCGCGGCATGGGCCGCAACGGCCCCTGGATCGGCGGCCAGTTGGACGAGCGCCCCAGCCAGGTATTCCGCAAGCACATCCGGGTGGTGCCCTACCCGGAGGACGACATCCCGAGCCTGGTGAAGCGTCTCGGCTATCACGAGTCCATCGTGATGGGCTCGGACTTCCCGCACGCCGAGGGCATCGCCAACCCGGCCGACTACCGCAAGCTCCTCGCGGAGCTCGACGAGTCGGTCCAGGACGACATCATGTACAACAACGCGCAGCAGCTGATCAGCCGTTGA
- a CDS encoding serine hydrolase domain-containing protein has protein sequence MTLDHSVVAPETVGVDPRRLDVLLRRIRLEVDHGPLPSAQVAVARGGRLVAFETWGDARPDTRYILQSVGRSIVGGAVWKLVGDGLLDVGEQVAAIIPEFAPNGKEEVTVEQVLTHTAGFPFAPLGYPKTLDREQRLAAFGRWRLDYPPGSRFQFHLTSAAWLIAEIVERRTGLTFADYLHERIARPLGLSSIELGVPVERQPGTVAPMIATDRTDDDQDPDPWGPWYLSDPRVLAAGEPSHALVATAADVALYFQALEHSGLWKPEAVAEGTRIRLTEHPHGEQIYGGGSGRRTSMGLFVTVAGPDAGSQLPSTGSPLLFGSAGAAYQLGFMDPESGLSFACLSNGYPLAGYDHSRRGAALLTNLANLAADLAD, from the coding sequence ATGACACTTGACCACTCCGTCGTCGCCCCGGAGACCGTCGGCGTCGACCCGCGTCGGCTCGACGTACTGCTGCGCAGGATCCGGCTGGAGGTCGACCACGGACCGCTGCCGTCCGCGCAGGTCGCCGTCGCCCGCGGCGGCCGGCTGGTGGCCTTCGAGACCTGGGGCGACGCCCGTCCGGACACCCGGTACATCCTGCAGTCCGTCGGACGGTCGATCGTCGGGGGCGCCGTGTGGAAGCTGGTCGGCGACGGGCTGCTGGACGTGGGCGAGCAAGTCGCCGCGATCATCCCGGAGTTCGCGCCCAACGGGAAGGAGGAGGTGACGGTAGAGCAGGTCCTCACGCACACTGCCGGCTTCCCCTTCGCACCGCTCGGGTACCCGAAGACTCTCGACCGCGAGCAGCGGCTCGCCGCGTTCGGCCGCTGGCGGCTCGACTACCCGCCGGGCAGCCGCTTCCAGTTCCACCTCACCTCGGCGGCCTGGCTGATCGCCGAGATCGTCGAGCGGCGTACGGGCCTGACCTTCGCCGACTACCTGCACGAACGGATCGCCCGCCCGCTGGGCCTGTCCTCGATCGAACTCGGCGTCCCCGTGGAGCGACAGCCCGGCACCGTCGCCCCGATGATCGCCACCGACCGTACGGACGACGACCAGGACCCCGACCCGTGGGGACCCTGGTACCTGTCCGACCCGCGCGTGCTGGCGGCCGGGGAGCCGAGTCACGCACTGGTCGCCACCGCCGCCGATGTCGCCCTGTACTTCCAGGCGCTGGAACACTCGGGCCTGTGGAAGCCGGAAGCGGTGGCGGAGGGCACCCGGATCCGCCTCACCGAGCACCCGCACGGTGAACAGATCTACGGGGGCGGCAGTGGGCGGCGTACGAGCATGGGGTTGTTCGTCACCGTGGCCGGTCCGGACGCGGGCAGCCAACTGCCGTCCACGGGCTCACCGTTGCTCTTCGGCAGCGCCGGAGCGGCGTACCAACTGGGCTTCATGGACCCGGAGTCCGGCCTGTCCTTCGCCTGTCTGAGCAACGGTTACCCGCTCGCGGGCTACGACCACTCGCGGCGCGGCGCGGCCCTGCTCACCAACCTGGCGAACCTCGCGGCCGATCTCGCCGACTGA
- a CDS encoding class I adenylate-forming enzyme family protein, translating into MGGAPKAVAAPTWTAMVSRAYDHARPAVRFRDLSWTGRELLDRAGGAADLLDTLGLAPGEPVPALIATSADALALVVGGAGSGHPLAPLGVRATPYEIAAVVKASGSQLLLAQPEFAELGEHVARLVGCPAVVVPELRPSGRALTAEPDALAAVLHTSGTTGIPKPVPMTQRRLAARAHVNGRLCALDPDSFYGGSAPFHHIAGLGNIAVALAAGALITGLPRFTVEGWALLRELGTTHTSMVPAMLETLLAAGQARHEGLRVLQYGGAPIRPGTLRRTYEAMPGVRMLNMFGQTEGSPISVLTPEDHREAVAGHTALLRSVGRAAPGVELRVRDAGPDGVGEIHARADHLFRVDAEGWLHSGDLGRVSEDGYLYLSGRRTDMIIRGGENVHPLEVETVLAAHPGIADVAVAGAPDDRLGQTVVAFVVPVDSGDPPEPAALRAFARDRLSGFKVPVRWWFVDELPRNANGKVVRRDLREAPENTGEQGRLV; encoded by the coding sequence ATGGGCGGCGCGCCGAAGGCCGTAGCGGCACCCACCTGGACCGCGATGGTGAGCCGTGCCTACGACCACGCGCGTCCCGCCGTCCGGTTCCGCGACCTGAGCTGGACAGGACGCGAACTCCTCGACCGGGCGGGCGGCGCGGCCGACCTGCTGGACACGCTCGGCCTCGCCCCCGGCGAGCCGGTACCCGCGCTGATCGCCACCTCCGCCGACGCTCTCGCGCTGGTCGTCGGCGGCGCGGGATCGGGCCATCCGCTCGCCCCGCTCGGCGTGCGTGCGACCCCGTACGAGATCGCGGCGGTGGTCAAGGCCTCGGGTTCCCAACTCCTTCTCGCCCAGCCGGAGTTCGCCGAACTCGGTGAGCATGTCGCCCGACTGGTCGGCTGCCCGGCCGTGGTCGTCCCCGAACTGCGCCCGAGCGGACGGGCGTTGACTGCCGAGCCCGACGCTCTCGCCGCAGTCCTGCACACCTCCGGGACGACCGGCATCCCCAAGCCCGTCCCCATGACTCAGCGGCGGCTGGCAGCCCGCGCGCATGTCAACGGCCGGCTCTGCGCGCTCGACCCGGACAGCTTCTACGGAGGCAGCGCGCCCTTCCACCACATCGCGGGCCTCGGCAACATCGCCGTCGCCCTCGCCGCCGGCGCGCTGATCACCGGTCTGCCGCGCTTCACCGTCGAGGGCTGGGCCCTGCTGCGGGAACTCGGCACCACCCACACCAGCATGGTCCCCGCGATGCTGGAAACGCTGCTGGCGGCCGGTCAGGCCCGCCACGAAGGGCTGCGCGTCCTCCAGTACGGCGGCGCGCCCATCCGCCCCGGCACACTGCGGCGCACGTACGAGGCGATGCCCGGCGTCCGGATGCTCAACATGTTCGGGCAGACCGAGGGTTCGCCCATCAGCGTGCTCACCCCCGAGGACCATCGCGAGGCGGTCGCCGGACACACCGCACTGCTGCGGTCCGTCGGACGGGCTGCCCCCGGCGTCGAACTGCGGGTCCGCGACGCCGGGCCGGACGGGGTCGGCGAGATCCACGCCCGCGCCGACCATCTCTTCCGCGTGGACGCCGAGGGCTGGCTGCACAGCGGCGACCTCGGCCGGGTGTCGGAGGACGGCTATCTCTACCTGTCCGGCCGACGCACCGACATGATCATCCGAGGTGGCGAGAACGTCCACCCGCTGGAGGTGGAGACGGTTCTGGCCGCGCACCCCGGCATCGCGGACGTGGCGGTCGCCGGCGCGCCGGACGACCGGCTCGGCCAGACCGTCGTCGCCTTCGTCGTACCCGTCGACTCGGGCGACCCACCGGAACCGGCGGCGCTCAGGGCGTTCGCCCGCGACCGCCTCTCCGGGTTCAAGGTGCCCGTCCGCTGGTGGTTCGTGGACGAGCTGCCGCGCAACGCCAACGGCAAGGTCGTACGCCGCGACCTGCGGGAAGCGCCGGAGAACACCGGGGAACAAGGGAGACTCGTATGA